Proteins found in one Mytilus edulis chromosome 2, xbMytEdul2.2, whole genome shotgun sequence genomic segment:
- the LOC139513844 gene encoding 26S proteasome non-ATPase regulatory subunit 11-like — protein sequence MATEMEKAQALRQTNKAGASDLLYSLVRKDIDSNSEDEVKVKEQAVLELGSLMAETKQAEELAGLIKFTRPFLSLVSKAKAAKLVRALVDMFLDMEAGTGKEVELCKECIDWAKDEKRTFLRQALEARLIALYHETKQYTEALALGSSLLRELKKLDDKALLVEVQLLESRVYHSLSNLPKARAALTSARTTANSIYCPPKLQAALDMQSGVLHAADEKDFKTAYSYFYEAFEGYDSIDSPKAITALKYMLMSKIMLNTSDEVQAIVSGKLALKYSGPAVEAMKSIAQASHKRSLAEFQKTLASFKSQLEDDPIVNAHLKTLYDNLLEQNLCRIIEPFSRVQVQHVANLIKLPMDTVEKKLSQMILDKKFHGILDQGAGVLIVFDETPVDKTYENSLDTIQNMGKVVDALYNKAKKLT from the exons ATGGCCACTGAAATGGAAAAAGCTCAAGCTCTTCGTCAAACAAACAAAGCCGGAGCTTCAGACCTATTATATAGTTTAG tgaGAAAAGATATTGATTCCAACAGTGAagatgaggtcaaggttaaagaACAGGCTGTATTGGAGTTGGGAAGTCTTATGGCTGAAACAAAACAAGCTGAAG AACTTGCCGGTTTGATCAAGTTTACCAGACCATTTTTATCCCTTGTTAGTAAAGCCAAGGCTGCCAAACTTGTGCGAGCtttggttgatatgtttttaGATATGGAAGCTGGGACAGGAAAGGAG gTTGAGCTGTGTAAAGAATGTATAGACTGGGCTAAAGATGAAAAGAGAACATTTCTTAGACAAGCCTTAGAG GCTAGACTCATTGCTCTTTACCACGAGACAAAACAGTACACAGAAGCACTTGCTTTAG GTTCATCATTACTACGAGAATTAAAGAAGTTAGATGATAAAGCATTACTTGTAGAAGTTCAACTGCTGGAAAGTCGTGTTTATCATTCACTTAGCAATCTCCCTAAAGCAAG GGCAGCCTTGACATCAGCTAGGACTACTGCCAACAGCATATACTGTCCACCAAAACTTCAAGCTGCTTTAGATATGCAGTCAG GTGTTCTTCATGCAGCTGATGAGAAAGATTTCAAAACTGCTTACTCCTATTTCTATGAGGCATTTGAAGGATATGATTCTATTGATAGTCCTAAAGCAATCACAGCTCTCAAATACATGTTGATGTCCAAAATTATGTTAAATAC ATCTGATGAAGTCCAAGCTATTGTTAGTGGTAAACTAGCTTTGAAATACAGTGGCCCTGCTGTTGAAGCCATGAAAAGTATAGCTCAAGCTAGCCATAAGAGGTCTCTTGCTGAATTTCAAAAG ACACTTGCAAGCTTTAAATCTCAGTTAGAAGATGACCCAATTGTAAACGCCCACCTGAAGACATTATATGATAACTTACTGGAGCAGAATTTGTGTAGAATCATAGAACCTTTCTCAAGGGTCCAg GTACAACATGTAGCTAACCTGATCAAATTACCTATG GACACAGTTGAGAAAAAATTATCACAAATGATTCTAGACAAAAAATTCCATG gtatactGGACCAAGGAGCTGGTGTTTTGATTGTATTTGATGAAACTCCAGTGGACAAGACCTATGAGAACTCACTTGATACCATTCAAAACATGGGCAAAGTAGTGGATGCTCTATATAATAAAGCCAAGAAGCTGACATaa
- the LOC139513847 gene encoding ankyrin repeat and death domain-containing protein 1A-like — MLLRVQMAGIEFYDAVLNNELTVLKRLVAQHKIDLNAKFVEVRKKNHADLYPIHLASYRGYTYMLQYLIESKCNVNQTTGTLRRTALHFAVLRHKMACMLLLIAGGAKLDAKDTFSNSPCHYAADDGYCQILDVLIRRGVDVNTQDITSKTPLMKAVRNNKTDAVLRLIRACCNLNITDRNSDMALHYASRNGCAEIIDILISAGSLIDVQNYWGRTPLMEAVCYNHKDVVSRMIKAKCDLNRREFKTGDTALHIAIKRNYTDVVDLLLAAGSRHDIYNHQGETAAFDGVATNKIEVIRLMIKHNCDLEQPGKYFSNGVYKSLFQIAAEKGHFEICRLLATFGYVDFTARVHIYTNYIPSRLVTDQEDVVQWLRKKMQTATSLQQLCRKCIRKSLGYKIVQNLECLPMPRALKDFVLIKEVNDKQMTFDR, encoded by the coding sequence ATGTTGCTACGTGTGCAAATGGCAGGTATAGAGTTCTACGACGCGGTTCTAAACAACGAATTAACGGTTTTAAAGCGGCTGGTAGCTCAACACAAAATAGACTTGAATGCAAAATTTGTTGAGGTAAGGAAAAAGAACCATGCAGATCTTTACCCAATACACCTAGCGTCCTATAGAGGATATACTTATATGTTGCAGTATTTGATTGAATCCAAATGCAATGTCAACCAAACAACAGGAACTCTCCGTAGAACAGCACTACATTTTGCAGTTTTACGACACAAAATGGCGTGTATGTTGCTGCTTATTGCAGGCGGGGCCAAGCTTGATGCCAAAGACACGTTCAGTAATTCCCCTTGTCATTACGCTGCAGACGATGGCTACTGCCAGATTCTTGACGTGCTTATTCGACGTGGTGTTGACGTTAACACCCAAGATATCACCTCCAAAACCCCATTGATGAAGGCTGTAAGGAATAACAAGACTGATGCAGTCCTGCGCTTAATCAGGGCATGCTGTAACTTGAACATTACGGATAGAAATAGCGATATGGCGTTGCATTACGCATCAAGAAACGGGTGTGCAGAAATTATAGACATTTTGATATCTGCTGGGAGTTTAATAGATGTTCAGAATTACTGGGGAAGAACCCCCTTAATGGAGGCCGTTTGTTACAATCATAAAGACGTTGTTTCACGAATGATCAAAGCTAAATGTGACTTGAACAGACGAGAGTTTAAAACAGGAGATACAGCGCTACACATCGCGATAAAAAGGAATTATACTGATGTTGTCGACTTGCTTTTAGCAGCCGGAAGTCGTCATGATATATATAATCATCAAGGAGAAACGGCTGCTTTTGACGGTGTtgcaacaaataaaattgaagtGATTCGGCTCATGATAAAGCATAACTGTGATCTTGAACAACCAGGAAAGTATTTCTCCAATGGAGTTTACAAGTCTCTGTTTCAAATAGCAGCAGAAAAGGGCCATTTTGAAATATGTAGACTACTTGCGACATTCGGTTATGTTGACTTTACAGCAAGAGTCCATATTTACACGAACTATATTCCATCGCGGTTGGTAACTGACCAAGAGGATGTGGTACAATGGCTTCGTAAAAAGATGCAGACAGCTACCTCACTTCAACAGCTTTGTCGTAAATGTATACGTAAAAGTCTAGGATATAAAATAGTTCAAAATTTAGAATGTTTACCCATGCCTAGAGCTTTAAAAGATTTTGTGCTTATTAAAGAAGTTAACGACAAACAAATGACATTTGATCGTTGA